From Methylopila sp. M107, a single genomic window includes:
- a CDS encoding ABC transporter ATP-binding protein/permease produces MKRLQGFMWPGDRPDLKRRIAIAIVLLVATKLVTVLVPYGFKFATDALTLSAKGDAAPTGGDWTAIALGAPILMVLAYGLGRVLMVAFAQARDGVTAPVVMHAVRRLSLRVFRHMHRLSLRFHLGRRTGAVSRIVDRGRLAIETLTRTALLTVAPTILEFALVIGVLAWQFDWRYSAVVAGMVVVYLSFTYFATERRIAHRRVLNENDTEASSKAIDSLLNYETVKYFGNEAREADRYDRSMAGYEKAAIRTYTSLAWLNFGQAAIFTAGLTICMVMVVGDIRAGRNTIGDFVLINAMMVQLYVPLNFMGFVYREIKLAVADLEAMFRLLGQDPEIEDATGAKPLAVSGGTVRFEDVSFAYDPDRPILRHVSFEVPAGRTVAIVGPSGAGKSTISRLLFRFYDVQSGRITIDGQDVREVTQDSLRDAIGMVPQDTVLFNDTVRYNIRYGRWDATDAEVEEAARLAQIDGFIRLMPKGYDTEVGERGLKLSGGEKQRVAIARTILKGPPLLILDEATSALDSATEKDIQDALDRVASGRTTIVIAHRLSTIVAADEILVLEAGRIAERGSHADLLAQDGLYASLWNRQREAERARETLARIEEPDGHDDLLMEDDRLAEGDGPRDAAE; encoded by the coding sequence ATGAAGCGGCTGCAGGGCTTCATGTGGCCGGGCGACCGCCCGGACCTGAAGCGCCGCATCGCCATCGCGATCGTGCTGCTGGTGGCGACCAAGCTCGTCACCGTGCTCGTTCCTTACGGCTTCAAGTTCGCGACCGACGCCCTGACGCTCAGCGCCAAGGGCGACGCCGCGCCGACCGGCGGCGACTGGACGGCGATCGCGCTCGGCGCGCCGATCCTGATGGTTCTGGCCTATGGCCTCGGGCGCGTCCTGATGGTGGCGTTCGCGCAGGCGCGGGACGGCGTGACCGCCCCGGTCGTGATGCACGCCGTGCGCCGGCTCTCGCTGCGCGTCTTCCGGCACATGCATCGCCTCAGCCTCAGGTTCCATCTCGGCCGGCGCACCGGCGCGGTGAGCCGCATCGTCGACCGCGGACGGCTCGCGATCGAGACGCTGACGCGCACCGCGCTGCTCACGGTGGCGCCCACCATCCTCGAATTCGCGCTCGTGATCGGCGTGCTCGCCTGGCAGTTCGACTGGCGCTACTCCGCGGTCGTGGCCGGCATGGTCGTGGTCTACCTGTCCTTCACCTATTTCGCGACCGAGCGGCGCATCGCCCATCGCCGGGTGCTGAACGAGAACGACACCGAGGCGAGCTCCAAGGCGATCGACAGCCTGCTGAACTACGAAACGGTCAAGTATTTCGGCAATGAGGCCCGCGAGGCAGACCGCTACGACCGCTCGATGGCGGGCTACGAGAAAGCGGCGATCCGCACCTACACCTCGCTTGCCTGGCTGAACTTCGGGCAGGCGGCGATCTTCACCGCGGGCCTCACCATCTGCATGGTCATGGTGGTCGGCGACATCCGCGCGGGCCGGAACACGATCGGCGATTTCGTGCTGATCAACGCCATGATGGTCCAGCTCTACGTGCCGCTGAACTTCATGGGTTTCGTCTACCGCGAGATCAAGCTCGCGGTCGCCGACCTCGAAGCGATGTTCAGGCTCTTAGGGCAGGATCCCGAGATCGAGGACGCGACCGGCGCGAAGCCTCTCGCCGTCTCTGGCGGGACCGTCCGGTTCGAGGACGTCTCCTTCGCCTACGACCCGGATCGCCCCATCCTGAGGCATGTGAGCTTCGAGGTCCCGGCGGGGCGCACGGTCGCGATCGTCGGGCCGTCGGGGGCTGGCAAGTCGACCATCTCGCGGCTGCTGTTCCGGTTCTACGACGTTCAGTCCGGCCGCATCACGATCGACGGGCAGGACGTCCGCGAGGTGACGCAGGACAGCCTGCGCGACGCGATCGGCATGGTTCCGCAGGACACGGTGCTGTTCAACGATACGGTCCGGTACAACATCCGCTACGGCCGCTGGGACGCGACCGACGCGGAGGTCGAGGAGGCCGCGCGTCTCGCCCAGATCGACGGCTTCATCCGGCTGATGCCCAAGGGTTACGACACGGAAGTCGGCGAGCGCGGGCTCAAGCTGTCGGGCGGCGAGAAGCAGCGCGTCGCGATCGCGCGGACGATCCTGAAGGGGCCGCCGCTGCTGATCCTCGACGAGGCGACCTCGGCTCTCGACAGCGCGACCGAGAAGGACATCCAGGATGCGCTCGATCGGGTCGCTTCGGGCCGCACGACGATCGTGATCGCCCATCGGCTGTCGACCATCGTGGCGGCCGACGAAATCCTTGTGCTCGAGGCGGGCCGGATCGCCGAGCGCGGATCGCACGCCGACCTGCTCGCGCAGGACGGGCTCTACGCCTCGCTCTGGAACCGCCAGCGCGAGGCCGAGCGCGCCCGCGAGACGCTCGCCCGCATCGAGGAGCCCGACGGGCACGACGACCTGCTGATGGAGGACGATCGGCTCGCCGAGGGCGACGGTCCGCGCGACGCGGCGGAGTAG
- the moxG gene encoding cytochrome c(L), periplasmic: MVSALLVLAGVSAAEAQQTFNNAVTGEPLNMEDSAPEGRETEAAKIFLETGKNIYVGNKDCLAKAEQQFLAMCSGCHGQKAEGKLGPGLNDSHWTYPQGQNDKGLFEIIYGGAQGMMGPMYSAMNVDEMLLTIAWVRHLYKDQPDTAGEWLTAELKKDFKPYDKASATPKPSDKAPESCKVGG; this comes from the coding sequence GTGGTATCCGCCCTGCTCGTTCTGGCGGGCGTGTCGGCGGCCGAAGCGCAGCAGACCTTCAACAACGCCGTCACCGGCGAACCGTTGAACATGGAGGACTCCGCGCCCGAGGGCCGCGAGACGGAGGCCGCCAAAATCTTCCTGGAGACCGGCAAGAACATCTATGTCGGCAACAAGGACTGCCTCGCGAAGGCGGAGCAGCAGTTTCTGGCGATGTGCTCGGGCTGTCATGGCCAGAAGGCCGAGGGCAAGCTGGGGCCTGGCCTCAACGACTCCCACTGGACCTATCCGCAAGGGCAGAACGACAAGGGCCTGTTTGAGATCATCTACGGCGGCGCGCAGGGCATGATGGGGCCGATGTACTCGGCCATGAACGTCGACGAGATGCTGCTGACGATCGCCTGGGTCCGGCACCTCTACAAGGACCAGCCCGACACCGCCGGCGAATGGCTGACCGCGGAGCTGAAAAAAGACTTCAAGCCCTACGACAAGGCGTCCGCGACGCCGAAGCCGAGCGACAAGGCGCCGGAGAGCTGCAAGGTCGGCGGCTGA
- a CDS encoding phosphatidylserine decarboxylase, which translates to MSSCVRSRKDRRMALDDVTKSIRGAMVPIHPEGRIFIAAFAIVAFILFLIWQPLGWLGAGLTIWCALFFRDPDRVTPLREGLVVSGADGVVCDVKAAVPPPELGLGAEPLPRVAVFMNVFDVHVNRAPVGGRVVRIAYTPGKFLNADLDKASEDNERNAIVIESPHGKVGAVQIAGLVARRIVCFVREQDQLGAGQRFGLIRFGSRVDHYLPVGAEPLVGVGQRTVAGETVIADLSRSGDARSFRKG; encoded by the coding sequence CTGTCTTCTTGCGTCCGATCGCGTAAAGACCGGCGCATGGCTCTCGACGACGTCACGAAATCGATCCGCGGCGCGATGGTGCCGATCCACCCGGAAGGGCGGATCTTCATTGCGGCCTTTGCGATCGTCGCGTTCATCTTGTTCCTGATCTGGCAGCCGCTCGGCTGGCTCGGAGCCGGGCTTACGATCTGGTGCGCGCTGTTCTTCCGCGATCCCGACCGGGTCACGCCGCTGCGCGAGGGCCTTGTGGTCAGCGGCGCCGACGGCGTGGTCTGCGACGTCAAGGCCGCCGTGCCGCCGCCGGAGCTGGGCCTCGGGGCCGAGCCGTTGCCGCGCGTCGCCGTTTTCATGAACGTGTTCGACGTCCACGTGAACCGCGCCCCTGTCGGCGGACGGGTCGTGCGGATCGCCTACACGCCCGGAAAATTCCTCAACGCCGACCTCGACAAGGCGAGCGAGGACAACGAGCGCAATGCGATCGTCATCGAATCCCCGCACGGTAAGGTCGGGGCCGTTCAGATCGCCGGACTGGTGGCGCGGCGCATCGTCTGTTTCGTGCGCGAACAGGACCAGCTCGGCGCGGGCCAGCGGTTCGGACTGATCCGGTTCGGCAGCCGGGTCGACCATTATCTGCCCGTCGGCGCCGAGCCGCTCGTCGGCGTCGGCCAGCGGACGGTCGCCGGCGAGACGGTGATCGCGGACCTGTCGCGGAGCGGCGACGCGCGGAGCTTCCGCAAGGGCTGA
- a CDS encoding phosphatidylcholine/phosphatidylserine synthase yields the protein MSDPTIDRDADAGGPIQSRVKLRRVPLRTLLPNLVTLLALCAGLTGVRMAIEGRLELAVYLVVLAAALDGIDGRLARLLKGTSRFGAELDSLTDFVNFGVAPALILYIWGLHDLGHVGWVAGLVLAIGAALRLARFNVALDDPNKPAWAGAFFTGVPAPAGAIGALLPIYLEFLGTPRSPIGMPVVAIYVVFVAFMMVSPLPTWSGKQLGARIKRAYVAPALIAGALFVALLISYPWLVLTLVVLVYLALLPLAFAHHRRLTLRDRAAAGDASAGS from the coding sequence GTGAGCGACCCCACGATCGACCGGGACGCGGATGCGGGTGGTCCGATCCAGTCACGCGTCAAGCTGCGGCGGGTGCCGCTGCGGACCCTGCTCCCGAACCTCGTCACGCTGCTGGCGCTCTGCGCCGGGCTTACAGGTGTCCGCATGGCGATCGAGGGCCGGCTCGAGCTTGCGGTCTATCTGGTGGTGCTCGCGGCCGCGCTCGACGGGATCGACGGCAGGCTGGCGCGACTGCTCAAGGGCACGTCCCGATTCGGCGCCGAGCTCGACAGCCTGACCGACTTCGTCAATTTCGGCGTGGCGCCGGCGTTGATCCTCTACATCTGGGGCCTGCACGATCTCGGCCATGTCGGCTGGGTCGCGGGGCTGGTGCTCGCGATCGGCGCGGCGCTCCGGCTCGCGCGCTTCAACGTGGCGCTCGACGATCCCAACAAGCCCGCCTGGGCCGGAGCCTTCTTCACGGGGGTGCCTGCGCCCGCCGGCGCGATCGGCGCGCTGTTGCCGATCTATCTCGAATTCCTCGGCACGCCGCGCTCGCCGATCGGAATGCCCGTGGTCGCGATCTATGTCGTGTTCGTCGCGTTCATGATGGTGAGCCCGCTGCCGACATGGTCGGGTAAGCAGCTCGGCGCGCGCATCAAGCGCGCCTACGTCGCGCCTGCGCTGATCGCCGGCGCGCTCTTCGTCGCGCTGTTGATCAGCTATCCGTGGCTGGTGTTGACGCTGGTGGTGCTGGTCTATCTAGCGTTGCTGCCGCTCGCCTTCGCGCACCACCGCCGCTTGACGCTGCGTGACAGGGCGGCCGCGGGCGACGCGTCCGCGGGATCCTGA
- a CDS encoding lytic murein transglycosylase: protein MLSMAGSAIAAVDRGRVEQDFRTWLAQVVKPAALKEGVSAQVFDGAMSGVAIDWSLPDLAPPGAPPHEGPQRQAEFADPGRYVAEPNFAALTQEGRAELKKHAKTLDAVERRFGVPREIVVAIWGRESRFGKAQVPHVAVRALATEAFIGARKERFFGELIAALKILQGDHVPLADMKSSWAGAMGQPQFLPSKYLENAVDMDGDGKRDIWASVPDVLGSIANYMKLHGWQTGRPWGVEIDLPRDVACTVEGPDQAKPEAEWAKLGAKPKAGAVPKGESNLMAPAGRTGPNFLVTKNFYVIKEYNESDLYALFVGHLADRFAGGGPIVTKWTTPKGVARSEIALMQQRLEKQGHDVGTADGLIGFRTRVAIGRWETKAGRAATCFPDPEDVKLIGR, encoded by the coding sequence ATGCTGAGCATGGCGGGTTCCGCGATCGCGGCGGTCGACCGTGGTCGCGTCGAGCAGGATTTCCGGACCTGGCTCGCGCAGGTCGTGAAGCCGGCGGCGCTGAAGGAGGGGGTTTCGGCTCAGGTCTTCGACGGCGCGATGAGCGGCGTCGCGATCGACTGGTCGTTGCCCGATCTCGCGCCGCCCGGCGCGCCGCCGCACGAGGGACCGCAGCGTCAGGCGGAGTTCGCGGACCCCGGCCGCTACGTCGCGGAACCGAACTTCGCCGCCCTGACTCAAGAGGGCAGGGCCGAGCTCAAGAAGCACGCGAAGACGCTCGACGCTGTGGAGCGCAGGTTCGGGGTGCCGCGCGAAATCGTCGTCGCGATCTGGGGACGCGAATCGCGCTTCGGCAAGGCGCAGGTTCCGCATGTCGCAGTGCGCGCGCTCGCGACCGAGGCGTTCATCGGCGCCCGCAAGGAGCGCTTTTTCGGCGAGCTGATCGCGGCGCTCAAGATCCTGCAGGGCGATCACGTCCCCCTCGCGGATATGAAGAGTTCCTGGGCCGGCGCCATGGGCCAGCCGCAGTTCCTGCCGTCGAAATATCTCGAGAACGCGGTCGACATGGACGGCGACGGCAAGCGCGACATCTGGGCGTCCGTTCCGGACGTGCTCGGCTCCATCGCCAACTACATGAAGCTTCACGGCTGGCAGACCGGCCGCCCATGGGGCGTCGAGATCGATCTGCCGAGGGACGTCGCCTGCACGGTCGAGGGGCCGGACCAGGCCAAGCCCGAGGCCGAATGGGCGAAGCTCGGGGCCAAGCCCAAAGCGGGCGCGGTCCCGAAGGGAGAGAGCAATCTGATGGCTCCGGCCGGCCGGACGGGCCCGAACTTTCTGGTCACGAAGAATTTCTACGTGATCAAGGAGTACAACGAGTCCGACCTCTACGCGCTGTTCGTCGGCCATCTAGCCGACCGCTTCGCCGGCGGCGGACCGATCGTCACGAAATGGACGACGCCGAAGGGCGTCGCGCGTTCGGAGATCGCCCTGATGCAGCAGCGGCTTGAAAAGCAGGGCCACGACGTCGGCACGGCCGACGGGTTGATCGGTTTCCGCACCCGCGTCGCCATCGGCCGCTGGGAGACCAAGGCCGGCCGCGCCGCGACATGCTTTCCCGACCCGGAGGACGTCAAGCTGATCGGCCGCTGA
- a CDS encoding tripartite tricarboxylate transporter substrate binding protein, giving the protein MLRKLFRAGVAALALGALAAPAAAAYPERPITLIVPFAPGGSTDLCARIIAQKMSDILGQQLVVENRGGAGGSLGAGVVAKAQPDGYTILYATVATQALNPALYKKITYDPIKDFTPISLLVNLPNVLTVNPKFEAKSVQDLIELAKKDPGKYSYASSGNGSPLHLSGELFKKLAGVDLIHIPYKGSGPALVDVIAGQVPIQFDNLPSSIEHIKAGRLRALGVTTAERVPNLPDVPAIGETLKGYETYSWNALYGPAGTPAEIVKKLHDAGVEAMKDPGVKQKLADATAVIVGSTPEELAEFTKKEIEKWTPIVKDSGATID; this is encoded by the coding sequence ATGCTCAGAAAACTCTTCCGCGCCGGCGTCGCGGCGCTCGCGCTCGGCGCGCTGGCGGCTCCGGCGGCGGCCGCCTATCCGGAGCGGCCCATCACGCTGATCGTGCCGTTCGCGCCGGGCGGCTCGACGGATCTTTGCGCGCGCATCATCGCGCAGAAGATGTCCGACATCCTCGGCCAGCAGCTCGTGGTCGAGAACCGCGGCGGCGCGGGCGGCAGCCTCGGCGCCGGCGTGGTCGCGAAGGCCCAGCCGGACGGCTACACGATCCTTTACGCGACGGTGGCGACCCAGGCGCTGAACCCCGCGCTCTACAAAAAGATCACCTACGATCCGATCAAGGATTTCACCCCGATCTCGCTGCTGGTGAACCTGCCGAACGTGCTCACCGTCAATCCGAAGTTCGAGGCCAAATCGGTCCAGGACCTGATCGAACTGGCCAAGAAGGACCCCGGCAAGTACTCCTACGCGTCGTCCGGCAACGGTTCGCCGCTGCATCTGTCGGGCGAGCTGTTCAAAAAGCTCGCCGGAGTCGACCTGATCCACATCCCCTACAAGGGTTCGGGTCCCGCTCTGGTCGACGTGATCGCGGGCCAGGTGCCGATCCAGTTCGACAACCTCCCGTCCTCGATCGAGCACATCAAGGCCGGCCGGCTGCGGGCGCTGGGCGTCACCACGGCTGAGCGCGTGCCGAACCTGCCGGACGTGCCGGCGATCGGCGAGACGCTGAAGGGCTACGAGACCTACTCGTGGAACGCGCTCTACGGCCCCGCCGGAACGCCGGCCGAGATCGTGAAGAAGCTGCACGACGCCGGCGTCGAGGCCATGAAGGACCCGGGCGTCAAGCAGAAGCTCGCCGACGCGACGGCGGTGATCGTCGGCTCCACGCCGGAGGAACTCGCCGAGTTCACCAAGAAAGAGATCGAGAAGTGGACGCCGATCGTGAAGGATTCCGGCGCCACGATCGACTGA
- a CDS encoding DinB family protein, protein MQSHWTMFAAYNAWANERLYAAVLALPASTFRAETGAFFGSICGTLNHLLVTDRIWMKRFTGQGEAPDRLDAILHDDFASLSEARAAEDRRICDWIAGLSDADIAGVVRYRRVTTPDVIEQPLAQALAHLFNHQTHHRGQAHALVTRFGGAEAGPVLDLLAFQRLSGAR, encoded by the coding sequence ATGCAAAGTCACTGGACCATGTTCGCCGCGTACAACGCCTGGGCGAACGAGCGGCTCTACGCCGCCGTTCTGGCGCTGCCCGCCTCGACCTTCCGCGCCGAGACCGGCGCGTTCTTCGGCTCGATCTGCGGCACGCTGAACCATCTGCTGGTCACCGATCGCATCTGGATGAAGCGGTTTACGGGCCAAGGCGAGGCGCCCGACCGGCTGGATGCGATCCTGCACGATGATTTCGCATCGCTTTCAGAAGCCCGCGCCGCCGAAGACCGGCGGATATGCGACTGGATCGCGGGGTTGAGCGACGCCGATATCGCGGGGGTCGTCCGCTATCGCCGCGTGACGACGCCCGACGTCATCGAGCAGCCGCTCGCGCAGGCGCTGGCGCATCTCTTCAACCACCAGACCCACCATCGCGGCCAAGCGCACGCGCTGGTGACGCGCTTCGGCGGCGCGGAGGCCGGACCTGTGCTCGACTTGCTGGCGTTCCAGCGCTTGAGCGGCGCGCGGTGA
- the ndk gene encoding nucleoside-diphosphate kinase, producing MALERTFSIIKPDATRRNITGKIVSYIEAAGLRVIAQKRLHLTKEQAEGFYAVHKERPFFNDLVAFMISGPVVVQALEGENAIAKYREVMGATNPANAAAGTIRKDFAESIEANSVHGSDAPETAKEEIAYFFTDKEIVG from the coding sequence ATGGCCCTCGAGCGCACCTTCTCGATCATCAAGCCCGACGCGACCCGCCGCAACATCACCGGCAAGATCGTGTCCTACATCGAGGCCGCCGGCCTGCGCGTCATCGCGCAGAAGCGCCTGCATCTCACCAAGGAGCAGGCCGAGGGCTTCTACGCCGTCCACAAGGAGCGGCCGTTCTTCAACGACCTCGTCGCCTTCATGATCTCGGGCCCGGTCGTGGTCCAGGCGCTCGAGGGCGAGAACGCGATCGCCAAGTATCGCGAGGTGATGGGCGCGACCAATCCGGCCAACGCCGCCGCCGGCACCATCCGCAAGGACTTCGCCGAATCGATCGAGGCGAACTCTGTGCACGGTTCGGACGCTCCGGAGACCGCCAAGGAAGAGATCGCCTACTTCTTCACCGACAAAGAAATCGTCGGCTGA
- a CDS encoding TerC family protein encodes MTFGSAEWLALGEIIWINALLSGDNAVVIAMACRSLPGPQRKFGMIAGAGVAIGLRLLFTAIIVRLLGVPYLKIFGALALLYIAVDLIGPQGAEDEQGVKGHDSLWRAVMTIAIADVVMSLDNVIAIAGVAGDHFGLLVLGLVISVPMIIAGSAVILAIMDKFPVIVWAGAALLGYVAGEMIVSDKALEDRFGGVYVHSWETTAAVTLAVVVVLVGWLMRRVKGRNKIERPSG; translated from the coding sequence ATGACTTTCGGCTCCGCCGAATGGCTCGCCCTCGGCGAGATCATCTGGATCAACGCGCTGCTGTCCGGCGACAACGCCGTCGTCATCGCGATGGCCTGCCGCTCGCTGCCGGGGCCGCAGCGAAAGTTCGGCATGATCGCCGGCGCCGGCGTCGCGATCGGCCTGCGCCTCCTGTTCACGGCGATCATCGTGCGGCTGCTCGGCGTGCCGTATCTGAAGATCTTCGGCGCGCTCGCGCTGCTCTATATCGCGGTCGACCTCATCGGTCCGCAGGGCGCGGAGGACGAGCAGGGCGTCAAGGGCCATGACAGCCTCTGGCGCGCGGTGATGACGATCGCGATCGCCGACGTCGTCATGAGCCTCGACAACGTCATCGCCATCGCAGGCGTCGCGGGAGACCATTTCGGGCTGCTTGTTCTCGGACTTGTGATCTCGGTTCCCATGATCATCGCGGGCAGCGCCGTCATTCTCGCCATAATGGACAAGTTCCCGGTCATCGTTTGGGCCGGGGCGGCGCTGCTCGGCTACGTCGCCGGCGAGATGATCGTGTCGGACAAGGCGCTCGAGGACCGGTTCGGAGGCGTTTACGTCCACAGCTGGGAAACCACTGCGGCGGTGACGCTCGCGGTCGTCGTGGTTCTGGTCGGCTGGCTGATGCGTCGCGTGAAGGGGCGCAACAAGATCGAGCGTCCGTCTGGTTGA
- a CDS encoding TerC family protein, which yields MEFNFAFDQPAFWVGLMQIIWIDLLLSGDNAVVIALACRKLPAHQRKMGILLGAGAAVGLRIIFAFFITFLLGVPFLKIAGGVLLFWIAIKLATDEHEEHSDVAASENLWGAVRTIAIADAVMSLDNVVAIAAAAKGHPELFIFGLLLTIPLIIAGSTLLSAILQKYPILVWLGAALLGWIAGEMIVNDVYAISFFQGLDPSYVVADAEHAGQFTTVKWIHYTAAAIGAAIVLLIAFALKRRKHATAEGTVKDAS from the coding sequence ATGGAATTCAACTTCGCCTTTGACCAGCCGGCGTTCTGGGTCGGGCTGATGCAGATCATCTGGATCGATCTGCTCCTGTCCGGCGACAACGCCGTCGTCATCGCGCTCGCCTGCCGCAAGCTGCCGGCCCACCAGCGCAAGATGGGCATCCTGCTCGGCGCAGGCGCTGCGGTCGGGCTGCGCATCATCTTCGCCTTCTTCATCACCTTCCTGCTGGGCGTTCCGTTCCTGAAGATCGCCGGCGGCGTGCTGCTGTTCTGGATCGCCATCAAGCTCGCGACCGACGAGCACGAAGAGCATTCCGACGTCGCCGCGAGCGAGAATCTCTGGGGCGCGGTGCGGACCATCGCGATCGCCGACGCGGTGATGAGCCTCGACAACGTGGTCGCGATCGCGGCCGCCGCGAAGGGCCACCCAGAACTGTTCATCTTCGGCCTGCTGCTGACCATCCCGCTGATCATCGCAGGCTCGACCCTGCTCAGCGCGATCCTGCAGAAGTATCCGATCCTGGTGTGGCTCGGCGCCGCGCTGCTCGGCTGGATCGCGGGCGAGATGATCGTCAACGACGTCTACGCCATCAGCTTCTTCCAGGGCCTCGACCCGTCCTATGTGGTCGCGGATGCGGAACATGCCGGACAATTCACGACCGTGAAGTGGATCCACTACACGGCGGCCGCCATCGGCGCGGCGATCGTGCTGCTGATCGCCTTCGCGCTGAAGCGTCGCAAACACGCGACCGCCGAAGGCACGGTCAAGGACGCCTCGTGA
- the purN gene encoding phosphoribosylglycinamide formyltransferase — MPAPRSRVAVLVSGRGSNMAALIDAAAQPDFPAEIAAVISNRPNAGALAIAERAGVPTAVVDHKAFASREEFDAALDAELRRVAPDIVCFAGFLRLLTPGFIEKWEGRMLNIHPALLPSFKGLDTHARALKTGVKLHGCTVHLVTAEMDAGPIIAQAAVPVLDGDDEDALAARVLAAEHRLYPRALAAWARGEARLVDGRVTTASAADEPPALIWP, encoded by the coding sequence ATGCCGGCGCCTCGCAGCCGCGTCGCCGTCCTCGTCTCGGGACGCGGCTCGAACATGGCGGCGCTGATCGACGCCGCGGCCCAGCCCGATTTCCCGGCCGAGATCGCAGCCGTCATATCGAACCGGCCGAACGCCGGCGCGCTCGCGATCGCCGAGCGGGCGGGCGTGCCGACGGCGGTCGTCGACCACAAGGCGTTCGCGTCCCGCGAAGAGTTCGACGCCGCGCTCGACGCGGAGCTCCGGCGCGTCGCGCCCGACATCGTCTGCTTCGCTGGCTTCCTGCGCCTGCTGACGCCGGGCTTTATCGAGAAATGGGAGGGTCGGATGCTCAACATCCACCCTGCCCTCCTGCCGAGTTTCAAGGGCCTCGACACCCATGCGCGGGCGCTCAAGACCGGCGTGAAGCTCCACGGCTGCACGGTGCATCTCGTGACGGCCGAGATGGACGCAGGCCCGATCATCGCCCAGGCGGCGGTGCCGGTGCTCGACGGCGACGACGAAGACGCTCTCGCGGCCCGCGTGCTCGCGGCCGAGCACCGTCTCTATCCGCGGGCCCTTGCGGCGTGGGCCAGGGGCGAGGCGAGGCTTGTGGACGGCCGCGTCACGACGGCGAGCGCCGCCGACGAGCCGCCGGCGCTGATCTGGCCCTGA
- the purM gene encoding phosphoribosylformylglycinamidine cyclo-ligase, with protein sequence MAGQDTSAPTGLTYAEAGVDIEAGNALVGRLKGVVRATRRPGADAEIGGFGGLFDLKAAGFKDPVLVAANDGVGTKLKIAIETGVHDTIGIDLVAMSVNDVVVQGAEPLFFLDYFACGKLSGDVAFEVVAGIAEGCKQAGCALVGGETAEMPGMYADGDYDLAGFAVGAAERGTLLPRRDVKAGDVLLALASSGVHSNGYSLARRIVARSGLGYDAPAPFATETTLGRALLEPTRIYVKPLLAALKTGGVKALAHITGGGLPDNLPRVLPDGLGADIDLSRISAPPVFGWLARTGGVAEAEMLRAFNCGVGMVVVVASEDAGTVAEVLSEQGETVARVGKIVARSASEEPVAFSGSLGF encoded by the coding sequence ATGGCCGGCCAAGACACAAGCGCGCCCACGGGCCTGACCTATGCGGAGGCCGGCGTCGACATTGAGGCCGGCAATGCGCTGGTGGGCCGGCTGAAGGGCGTCGTGCGCGCCACCCGCCGCCCCGGCGCCGACGCCGAGATCGGCGGCTTCGGCGGGCTGTTCGATCTCAAGGCCGCGGGGTTCAAGGATCCGGTGCTGGTCGCCGCCAATGACGGCGTCGGAACCAAGCTCAAAATAGCGATCGAGACCGGCGTGCACGACACGATCGGGATCGACCTCGTCGCCATGTCGGTCAACGACGTCGTGGTGCAGGGCGCCGAGCCGCTGTTCTTCCTCGACTATTTCGCCTGCGGAAAACTTTCGGGCGACGTCGCCTTCGAGGTAGTGGCGGGCATCGCCGAGGGCTGCAAGCAGGCCGGCTGCGCGCTGGTCGGCGGCGAGACGGCTGAAATGCCCGGCATGTACGCCGACGGCGACTACGACCTCGCGGGCTTCGCGGTCGGCGCCGCCGAGCGCGGGACGCTGCTGCCGCGCCGCGACGTCAAGGCCGGCGACGTGCTGCTCGCGCTCGCCTCCTCGGGCGTCCATTCGAACGGCTATTCGCTCGCCCGCCGCATCGTCGCGCGCTCAGGCCTCGGCTACGACGCCCCCGCCCCGTTCGCGACGGAGACCACGCTCGGCCGCGCGCTGCTGGAGCCGACCCGCATCTATGTGAAGCCCCTGCTCGCGGCGCTGAAGACCGGCGGCGTGAAGGCGCTCGCGCACATCACCGGCGGCGGCCTCCCCGACAATCTGCCGCGCGTGCTCCCCGACGGCCTCGGCGCGGACATCGACCTGTCGCGGATTTCCGCGCCGCCGGTGTTCGGCTGGCTCGCCAGGACCGGCGGGGTGGCCGAGGCCGAGATGCTGCGCGCCTTCAACTGCGGGGTCGGCATGGTGGTCGTCGTCGCCTCGGAAGACGCCGGCACGGTCGCTGAAGTTCTGTCCGAACAGGGCGAGACGGTCGCGCGCGTCGGCAAGATCGTGGCGCGGTCGGCCTCCGAGGAGCCCGTCGCCTTCTCCGGCTCGCTCGGCTTCTGA